A region of Astyanax mexicanus isolate ESR-SI-001 chromosome 23, AstMex3_surface, whole genome shotgun sequence DNA encodes the following proteins:
- the lipca gene encoding hepatic triacylglycerol lipase, producing the protein MAVLKLLSVLFLSAQLCAGHRGRGSRTGAEFGKRKKVTYEPQAVFRVFSPEVDMEDTCTVKLFQQQTLQSCGFNSSHPLVIITHGWSMDGLIENWVTKLATALKSSQKDINVLYTDWRTLAHQHYPIAAQNTRIVGRDLALLLMWLEDFIQVPVSKVHLIGYSLGAHISGFAGSNLAMSGKTLGRITGLDPAGPLFEGMSASDRLSPDDARFVDAIHTFTQQHMGLSVGIKQPVAHFDFYPNGGSSQPGCQLHVKNLYAHLSQYGLMGFERTVKCAHERSVHLFIDSLLNKDKQITAYKCSSNEAFNKGVCLDCRKNRCNTLGFDIKKIHTSRSKKLFLKTRSLMPYKLYHFQFRIQLFTQIERIDPSLSITLTGTQGESETLPIVLEEEISGNRSYSFLITLDRDIGDLMMLYISWEDVPLWANMWSRMKTIMPWRNKDSEPQLTVGRIRVKAGETQQKTGFCAQSEDSASIHPAEQKLFVRCDENPLRSRRVTSRR; encoded by the exons ATGGCTGTGCTAAAGCTGCTGTCCGTCCTGTTCCTGAGCGCACAGCTGTGTGCTGGACACAGAGGAAGAGGCAGCAGAACAG GTGCTGAGTTTgggaagagaaagaaagtgacCTATGAGCCTCAAGCGGTGTTCAGGGTGTTTTCTCCAGAGGTGGACATGGAGGATACCTGCACGGTCAAGCTGTTCCAACAGCAGACTCTGCAGTCCTGTGGCTTCAATAGCAGCCACCCATTGGTCATCATCACTCACGGCTGGTCG ATGGATGGGCTGATAGAGAACTGGGTCACCAAACTGGCTACTGCACTGAAGAGCTCACAGAAAGACATTAATGTCCTGTACACTGACTGGAGGACCCTGGCACACCAACATTACCCCATCGCTGCTCAAAACACACGCATCGTGGGGCGAGATCTCGCCCTGCTGCTGATGTGGCTCGAG GATTTCATTCAGGTTCCTGTTAGTAAGGTTCACCTCATTGGTTACAGTCTTGGAGCTCATATATCAGGATTTGCTGGCAGTAACCTGGCCATGTCCGGGAAGACGCTGgggagaatcactg GTCTAGACCCAGCAGGTCCGCTGTTTGAGGGCATGTCTGCTTCAGACAGACTCTCGCCAGACGACGCCCGGTTTGTAGATGCCATCCACACATTCACTCAGCAGCACATGGGTCTCAGCGTGGGCATCAAACAGCCTGTGGCTCACTTCGACTTCTACCCCAACGGAGGATCATCACAGCCTGGCTGCCAACTGCACGTTAAAAACCTGTATGCCCACCTGTCTCAGTACGGACTTATGG gtttTGAGCGGACAGTAAAGTGTGCCCATGAACGCTCCGTCCACCTTTTCATCGACTCTCTTCTGAACAAAGATAAGCAGATCACAGCCTACAAATGCAGCAGTAATGAAGCCTTTAATAAGGGGGTGTGTCTGGACTGCCGTAAGAACCGCTGCAACACTTTGGGCTTCGACATCAAGAAGATCCACACCAGCAGAAGCAAGAAGCTCTTCCTCAAAACACGCTCTCTGATGCCATACAAAC TGTACCACTTCCAGTTCAGGATCCAGCTGTTCACACAGATTGAGAGGATTGACCCCTCTCTCAGCATCACACTGACCGGGACACAGGGAGAGAGCGAGACTCTGCCAATAGTCCT AGAGGAGGAGATTTCAGGTAACAGGAGCTACTCCTTCCTCATCACTCTGGACAGAGATATCGGTGATCTGATGATGCTGTATATCAGCTGGGAGGACGTCCCGCTGTGGGCCAACATGTGGAGCAGGATGAAGACAATAATGCCCTGGAGGAACAAAGACAGCGAGCCTCAGCTCACTGTAGGCAGGATCCGGGTGAAAGCGGGGGAAACGCAGCAGAA gaCCGGTTTCTGCGCTCAGTCTGAAGACTCCGCCTCTATTCATCCCGCTGAGCAGAAGCTGTTTGTTCGCTGTGATGAAAACCCCCTGCGCTCCAGACGAGTGACATCACGCCGGTGA